The following proteins are encoded in a genomic region of Methanomassiliicoccales archaeon:
- a CDS encoding metal-dependent transcriptional regulator: protein MVSENVEEYLECIWELTQDGTPARTTDIAKHMKISPASVTEMLQRLDSFGYITYEKYKGASLTEAGMQIGSHIKRKHRLLERFLVDVLGISKEKSHDEACRLEHMLSDESERRISEMMNNPTTCPDGDPIPAMDELCQAGKDRGSFTLSSLKEGDEGVISHLSCDDPQKIRRIIAMGFVPERSLKVEEKLPLGGPVLVQVGDCRVALAKEYADLVYVSTSGRQERRRRRGGK, encoded by the coding sequence ATGGTCTCGGAGAACGTCGAGGAGTATCTCGAGTGCATCTGGGAGCTGACCCAGGACGGCACCCCCGCCAGGACGACGGACATCGCCAAGCATATGAAGATATCCCCGGCCAGCGTTACCGAGATGCTTCAGCGATTGGATTCCTTCGGCTACATCACCTACGAGAAGTACAAGGGCGCCTCCCTTACGGAGGCGGGGATGCAGATCGGCTCGCACATCAAGCGCAAGCACCGATTGCTGGAGAGGTTCCTGGTGGACGTCCTCGGCATCAGCAAGGAGAAGAGCCACGACGAAGCCTGCCGCCTGGAGCACATGCTCTCCGACGAGAGCGAGCGACGCATCTCGGAGATGATGAACAACCCGACCACTTGCCCTGACGGCGATCCGATACCGGCAATGGACGAGCTCTGCCAGGCGGGCAAGGACAGAGGCTCCTTTACTCTCAGTTCCCTTAAGGAGGGCGATGAGGGTGTCATATCGCACCTTTCCTGTGACGACCCCCAGAAGATACGTCGGATCATAGCCATGGGCTTCGTTCCGGAACGTTCTTTGAAGGTTGAGGAGAAGCTGCCCTTAGGCGGTCCTGTGCTCGTACAAGTGGGCGATTGCCGCGTCGCGCTGGCAAAGGAATATGCCGACCTGGTCTACGTAAGCACCTCAGGGCGCCAGGAGAGACGTCGGCGCCGCGGTGGTAAGTGA
- a CDS encoding radical SAM protein, whose product MEADLSAVRNKAILICGGTVKVSPDFRPPFRLSRSTAGPGAGSASIVLAFDGLRVKKSISRIEGEFELVGGPDGYSLLRDGRPFIDNLELKPVLYHSPEQAFFNLGQECIFDCVFCTSRKLSKDVTKSLELDQVVDMVLEAERKGEMKGVAFTSAVVGSIQQTIDRFIYVIRKVRQALPDVPIGVEPYVSTFEDIDRLHEAGANEIKINVESFDSMIIAIACPKLELEKQLEFLEYAVQVFGRGKVTSNIIIGLGETDRNVLEGVHALANLGVVPSIRALKVNPTNRLALEKALGKLDPVTPERLIHLNQEAKLILLGHGLTTRTYQTMCHECGCCDIVPFKDL is encoded by the coding sequence ATGGAAGCTGATCTGAGCGCGGTGCGAAATAAAGCGATACTGATCTGCGGAGGCACGGTCAAGGTATCTCCTGATTTCCGGCCGCCCTTCCGATTGAGCCGTTCCACCGCCGGACCTGGCGCAGGCTCCGCCTCCATCGTTCTGGCCTTCGACGGACTTCGAGTAAAGAAGAGCATATCCCGTATAGAGGGGGAGTTCGAGCTGGTCGGGGGACCGGATGGGTATTCACTGCTCAGGGATGGTCGTCCGTTCATCGATAACCTCGAACTAAAACCAGTCCTCTACCATTCACCGGAACAGGCCTTCTTCAATCTCGGCCAGGAATGTATCTTTGATTGCGTCTTCTGCACCTCACGCAAGCTCAGTAAGGACGTGACGAAGTCGTTGGAGCTCGACCAGGTCGTAGATATGGTCCTCGAGGCCGAGAGGAAGGGCGAGATGAAAGGGGTGGCGTTCACTTCCGCGGTGGTCGGCTCCATACAACAAACGATCGACCGATTCATCTACGTCATACGCAAGGTTCGCCAAGCACTACCCGATGTGCCGATAGGCGTCGAGCCTTACGTCTCCACGTTCGAGGACATAGACCGCCTACACGAGGCGGGGGCAAACGAAATCAAGATTAACGTGGAGAGCTTCGATTCAATGATAATAGCAATCGCCTGCCCCAAATTAGAACTGGAAAAGCAGCTGGAGTTCTTAGAGTACGCTGTACAGGTCTTCGGTCGGGGAAAGGTAACCTCCAACATCATCATCGGTCTGGGCGAGACGGACCGCAACGTGCTGGAAGGCGTACACGCACTAGCCAACTTAGGCGTCGTACCCAGCATCCGTGCCTTGAAGGTCAATCCCACCAACCGTCTCGCGTTGGAGAAGGCGTTGGGGAAGCTGGATCCAGTTACCCCGGAAAGGCTTATCCACCTCAATCAAGAAGCAAAGCTCATACTGTTGGGACATGGTCTGACCACTCGCACCTACCAGACCATGTGTCACGAATGCGGCTGCTGTGACATTGTACCTTTCAAGGACCTTTGA
- the cysE gene encoding serine O-acetyltransferase yields MNWKDDVNTVLERDPATKSFKEALYFSPGLHAIIFQRISHRQYLKGNIMMARAINYFARFLTGADIHPGANIGKGFFIDHAVGVVIGETTIVGDNVSIFQGVTLGGVSTSHGKRHPTIGNNVTIGAGAKVLGNITIGDNVKIGAGSVVVKDVPPDSTVVGVPGRVVKREGTCVKVDLRHDELPDPLRDAMMQLTNNISELDHRLEKLEKMLNEKNGK; encoded by the coding sequence ATGAACTGGAAGGATGACGTCAATACCGTCCTGGAGCGAGATCCGGCGACAAAGTCGTTCAAGGAAGCCCTTTACTTCAGCCCCGGTCTTCATGCCATCATCTTCCAGCGCATCTCTCACCGCCAATACCTCAAAGGCAACATCATGATGGCCAGGGCCATCAACTACTTCGCTCGATTTCTCACCGGTGCCGACATTCACCCCGGCGCCAACATTGGCAAGGGTTTCTTCATAGATCACGCCGTCGGTGTGGTGATCGGTGAGACCACCATAGTCGGCGATAACGTCTCCATATTCCAAGGGGTCACATTAGGCGGTGTCAGCACCAGCCACGGCAAGCGCCACCCGACCATCGGCAACAACGTCACGATAGGTGCCGGAGCGAAAGTGCTCGGCAACATCACAATCGGGGACAACGTGAAAATCGGCGCCGGTTCCGTGGTCGTAAAGGACGTCCCGCCGGACTCCACTGTGGTCGGTGTGCCTGGACGGGTCGTCAAGAGGGAGGGCACCTGCGTCAAGGTGGACCTCCGCCACGACGAGCTGCCAGACCCGCTGCGCGACGCGATGATGCAGCTCACGAACAACATCTCCGAGCTGGACCACCGCCTGGAGAAGTTGGAGAAGATGCTCAACGAAAAGAACGGCAAATAG
- the cysK gene encoding cysteine synthase A has translation MLHNSITSTIGRTPLVRLNNISIASSAEIYVKLEGRNPGGSIKDRVALHMVEVAEKNGQLKKGMSLVEPTSGNTGIGLALVCAARGYQISLTMPENMSVERINLLRSLGANVILTPASEGMAGAVAKAKELSSSGNYCMPNQFDNPSNPETHYLSTGPEIFRDLPSIDAFVAGIGTGGTITGVGKYLKERKKGVLIVGVEPAGSPVLSGGKVGTHEIQGIGAGFVPKVLDMKLVDRIITVSDEEAIDTARALSRQEGIMGGISSGAALFAGMKLANEIGRGKKIVVLLPDSSERYMSTALFRE, from the coding sequence ATGTTGCACAACAGCATAACGAGCACCATCGGGCGCACTCCGTTGGTCCGGCTCAACAATATTTCGATAGCATCCTCGGCCGAGATCTATGTTAAACTAGAGGGCCGTAATCCCGGGGGGTCCATAAAGGACCGGGTCGCCTTGCACATGGTCGAGGTAGCGGAAAAGAACGGTCAGTTGAAGAAGGGCATGAGCCTGGTCGAGCCCACTTCCGGTAACACCGGTATCGGTCTTGCGCTCGTATGCGCCGCCAGAGGTTATCAGATCTCCCTAACCATGCCGGAGAACATGAGCGTGGAGCGAATCAACTTGCTCAGGTCTCTGGGGGCCAATGTCATCCTGACGCCCGCAAGCGAGGGCATGGCCGGGGCGGTGGCAAAAGCCAAGGAGCTCAGTTCCTCGGGGAACTACTGCATGCCCAACCAGTTCGATAACCCGTCTAATCCGGAAACGCATTACCTGAGCACCGGCCCAGAGATATTCCGGGACCTCCCTTCCATCGACGCCTTCGTGGCCGGCATCGGTACTGGGGGTACGATCACCGGCGTAGGAAAATACCTGAAGGAAAGGAAAAAAGGGGTATTGATCGTCGGAGTGGAACCAGCGGGCTCCCCGGTGCTATCCGGGGGAAAGGTTGGTACACACGAAATACAGGGCATCGGGGCCGGCTTCGTACCAAAGGTACTGGACATGAAGCTCGTGGACCGCATCATCACAGTGAGCGATGAGGAGGCCATCGATACCGCCAGGGCCCTTTCCCGACAGGAGGGCATAATGGGCGGCATATCCTCTGGAGCCGCGCTGTTCGCCGGGATGAAGCTGGCCAATGAAATTGGCCGGGGAAAGAAGATCGTGGTCTTGCTCCCAGACTCCTCAGAAAGATATATGAGCACCGCGCTGTTTCGAGAGTAG
- a CDS encoding nitroreductase family protein yields the protein METLETIKTRRSVRRYQDRPVEKEKIATILEAAIQAPSAMNRQCWRFVVVTDKERIAQISKCQVIINGWIKDAPAVIVVCADPKESTDMNDLPYYMWDAALAMHNMVLAATDLGLGTCYLAAYNEEKVRELLEIPKNLRVVCMTPLGYPAEKRSMGEKIMKAVARSSIRKPVSDVAHWQKW from the coding sequence ATGGAGACCTTGGAGACCATAAAGACCAGACGGAGCGTACGCCGCTATCAGGACCGCCCGGTGGAGAAGGAAAAGATCGCTACCATTCTGGAGGCGGCTATACAGGCGCCCTCGGCTATGAATCGTCAGTGCTGGCGCTTCGTGGTCGTTACAGACAAAGAGAGGATCGCCCAGATATCCAAGTGCCAGGTCATCATCAATGGCTGGATCAAGGACGCTCCGGCCGTGATTGTGGTCTGCGCCGACCCCAAAGAGAGCACGGACATGAACGACCTTCCGTACTACATGTGGGACGCCGCCCTGGCCATGCATAATATGGTCCTAGCGGCCACGGACCTGGGATTGGGAACATGTTATCTGGCGGCCTACAATGAGGAGAAGGTCAGGGAGCTGCTGGAGATCCCGAAGAACCTCCGGGTGGTGTGCATGACCCCCCTAGGCTATCCGGCGGAGAAGAGATCTATGGGCGAGAAGATAATGAAGGCCGTGGCCCGCAGCTCCATCAGGAAACCGGTCTCCGACGTAGCGCATTGGCAAAAGTGGTAG
- a CDS encoding SRPBCC domain-containing protein codes for MKEIKGTVMINEPAAKVWTTITDFASYPEWNPFITLMKGELKEGNVFDVTVSLPDRQDTKFQSKLVKVEPHKEMLFHGKIKGVLMTDDHSFLIEPLEENECVFSQNIVFRGLLSYLTRGIICDSEKGLQRMNEETKKRCEKK; via the coding sequence ATGAAAGAGATCAAAGGCACGGTCATGATCAACGAGCCGGCGGCGAAGGTCTGGACCACCATAACGGACTTCGCTTCTTATCCTGAATGGAACCCCTTCATCACCCTGATGAAAGGGGAGCTGAAGGAAGGCAACGTCTTCGACGTCACCGTCTCCCTGCCCGACCGCCAGGACACCAAGTTCCAGTCGAAGTTGGTGAAGGTCGAACCGCACAAGGAGATGCTGTTCCATGGAAAGATCAAGGGGGTATTGATGACCGACGACCATTCTTTCCTGATCGAACCGCTGGAGGAGAACGAGTGCGTCTTCTCGCAGAACATCGTGTTCAGAGGGCTATTGTCCTACCTGACTAGGGGCATTATCTGCGACTCGGAGAAGGGATTACAGCGGATGAACGAGGAGACCAAGAAGCGCTGCGAGAAGAAGTAG
- a CDS encoding epoxyqueuosine reductase — MAPASGFLDPSYRSNRPQDIMPQSMSVIVIGVIVPKGAVENLPLGRAEYTNTLLAGTVVLRDMAFRMARTIERKGYRATIVPTEGSEFGYWYADRETLKADVSIKYAGYLAGMGNYGINHLLLLPEVGPRVRMTALVTDAPLVPGSPSGELVEPFCAQCLRCVKVCPAGALHEDGTIEPQKCRDYMFNVLGGLRCGLCVKVCQGRNCQSAEHMNSP; from the coding sequence GTGGCCCCCGCATCGGGCTTCCTGGACCCTTCGTATCGGAGCAACCGACCGCAGGACATAATGCCTCAGTCCATGTCGGTCATTGTTATCGGGGTGATCGTGCCCAAGGGGGCGGTAGAGAACCTTCCCCTGGGACGGGCGGAGTACACCAACACCCTGCTGGCCGGCACGGTGGTGCTTAGGGACATGGCCTTCAGGATGGCCCGGACCATCGAAAGGAAGGGTTACCGGGCGACCATAGTTCCCACCGAGGGAAGCGAGTTCGGATACTGGTATGCGGACCGGGAGACGCTGAAGGCTGACGTTTCCATAAAGTACGCAGGATATCTGGCCGGCATGGGAAACTACGGCATCAACCATCTCCTCCTTCTGCCGGAGGTGGGTCCGCGGGTACGCATGACCGCACTGGTAACGGACGCTCCATTGGTCCCAGGTAGTCCTTCGGGAGAACTTGTGGAACCATTCTGCGCTCAATGCTTGAGGTGTGTGAAGGTCTGCCCTGCCGGGGCGTTGCATGAGGATGGGACCATCGAACCGCAGAAGTGCCGGGATTACATGTTCAATGTGCTCGGCGGATTGAGATGCGGACTTTGCGTCAAGGTCTGTCAGGGTAGGAACTGTCAGAGCGCTGAACATATGAACAGCCCTTAG
- a CDS encoding tetratricopeptide repeat protein has product MAKKEDEKVNPNFIEVSHGHLLVNIPLTAFDGTTYRIKPKEAEKLKELLASRYPWLTPNALKVFIEEAEQAMFERIQSQLGYMDKARNALRSGNYERAKRMAEKQLERLPEDPDAWYVLGESLCKLGESEKGFAALAKARSFAKRK; this is encoded by the coding sequence GTGGCAAAGAAGGAAGATGAAAAGGTAAATCCCAATTTCATCGAGGTCAGCCACGGCCATCTTCTGGTGAACATTCCGCTTACGGCCTTCGACGGGACGACGTACCGCATCAAGCCGAAGGAAGCAGAAAAGCTGAAGGAGCTGCTGGCGTCCCGCTACCCCTGGCTCACGCCGAACGCCCTCAAGGTCTTCATCGAAGAGGCGGAACAGGCCATGTTCGAGCGCATCCAGTCCCAGCTTGGGTATATGGACAAGGCCAGGAACGCCCTGCGTTCCGGCAACTACGAGAGGGCGAAGAGGATGGCCGAGAAGCAGCTGGAGCGGCTGCCGGAAGATCCGGACGCCTGGTACGTGCTCGGTGAATCGTTATGCAAATTAGGGGAGAGCGAAAAGGGCTTTGCCGCGCTGGCCAAAGCGCGCTCCTTCGCCAAGAGGAAATGA